The DNA region GTACCCCTGTTCTGCCTGGCGGCACGTATTGCAAGGCTCCGCAGCATGCCATGCCACTCACTTGTCACTGTGGACATGGATACACACTACGTGGAGATGGTTGCCATCTGAAAATAATTTAAACAGCAGCTATTCCCACCTTTTGGATCATGATCATCAACAGCCCAACACCCACTTCCAGTTTTTAGTAGTTtcacatcaacatcaacatcatgtcTGGATACTACCACATGCCACTCCAGGACCAGCATGACCAGCAACATGCTGAGCCGTCTGCCTTTCGACCTTCCCGAGCAGAGGACTGGGAACCATACCGAGACATCATTGCACATCTCTACAACACGATGAAGCTCAAGGATGTCATGACCGAGATGCAGATGACATACAACTTCAAAGCAACGTAAGCTTCCActtctccccaacaccaagacgTTGAACTGACATGTTTGATATTAGTGAGAAGCAGTACAAGACTCAGTTGAAGAAGTGGAACCTTGATACCAAGTACATCAAGGCATCCGAGTACATGGCCATGCTTCAGATCATGCGTGAGCGGGAGGCCCAGGACCCATCCAAGCAGACACGCTTCATTCTTCGCGGGAGACCAGTAGATCCCAAAGATATTGCTCGGTTTGAGAAGCGGCATCAGAAGAAAGGGACACTGAAGGAAGGGGAGCTGGCAGAGCTTCAGGGTAGGCAAAAATCTACCGTTCTTCACACATGACCATCAACTAATATATCAACCACAGAACCTGTCGAGGACCTCATCTATCACACTCCTTCTCCTGAGCCAACAGGATATGCATACACTGCAACCTCCGACTACgggtcaacctcctcgtATGCAACCACTTCCGCATACGACACTTCCTCGCAATACGCCTATAGTTACGGCATGTGACCCGAGCAATGCATCTACGACCACGCAAGGTGGCTTTCTACCCGAATTTTTTGACGACGAGGTGCAACCGGCAGATGGGGGCGCATAGTCGAATTCTTTTTTTCAGTAATAGTTCTTCCTTACACTTAATGCACGCATATGGGACAACGGTAGGACATGATTTGGAGGCATCTCATCTTTCATTTGGTGGACTGGAGGAGTAATTGGATACCCATGGATTTGATTGGTTTGGACTTACACGGGCGTTTTTTTTGCTTGCAGCGGATAGACACATATAGACGTGACAGTGGTGCATCGACTATGATTACTCATCATGCATCATCAAATCTTGTATCACCATCTTGAGGCCTCGTCTGATGTTTGAACAAGTATGGCTGCAAGTCTTTGGCTGGTCAGCCCTCGCCAGGCTCGATCACAGGCTGGTTTGACCTTCCAATCAGAGACACCCTTCCCCCAATCCCAACTCCCGACCGAGTGGCCATCGGGAACTTAAGGCGGCCCCGGCTCAGCTACCCGTGAGCCAAGGCCTTGCGCCTCACAATATCTGGTCCCAACAGGACATAGCTTCAGCTCTCTGACAAAATCTGGATGCCTAGCGTTGTTCAACCATCTCGAAAATAAAAGAAGACTCCTTGATTCATGCGGATCTTGCTCGGCAAGGCGTACCGAGATCCGTCCGAAGCACTCCGGTCCTCTTTTTGTTTGCTTGCTTCAGGGTGAATCCATCACGAACGGGCTGCTTCATGGCCAAACAATGTTTCAACCAGCTTGTGGGAACAGCTGTGGCTGTGCAACCGGCCCCTTGACCATCGTCCGATAAATGGGCTCCCAAGAGGTAGGATTTAAGGTTAGTAGTGCTTATACCCCATACTGGTTCCCACATACTCAGCCGACCAAGCCAATAGACCGggcttgttttgtttctttgaCGGGCGGTGGACCAACAAAAACaagcttttgttttgtttctttgtAGGGACTGGGCTTGGTTTCTCTGTGGAATTCTTTCCCCATTCCCAAGCGATAAGGACCTTGCATGACCGCTTAAGTCCATTTTTGAAGTTTGAGCCAATGCCGGTGTGTGTTTCTGAAAGGCCTCGTGGCTTTGATggcaaaaaaggggggggggggagaaggtgatTTGTGGTTGTATTTTGCTTGTTGGTTCTGGCATCTCCAAGCCTCTCTGTACTAATTTGCGCTGTGTAACCCGAGAAAACTGGGTTTTCGTAAATGCTACTATCGTGATTGTAGACACGCGCGCGCATAgccttcttggacttgtAGTACCCCCGCGACGGGAAAGATAGCGGTCCCTCCTTAATTCCAATATGTCACCGGCGTCCCCCCGCCCCTAAAATAGGCGTATACTTCCTACCCCACAGAGTTTGAGAACAACATGAGGTACCAGCCCGGGTGACTCAGACATTTAATTCCAGGATCTCGAAATACAACTTTACCTTCTTTGACCGGTAAGTCACTCCCGTCATATAAGCGCAAGTgtcattgttgttgttttaaTCAGATCCGATATGCAATCGGAGAGATATGGAGCGAATGCATCAGGGGTGGACTAGCCCCTCCAAGAGACCCTTACTGGAtaccccatccccatttcACGAAAAGCTGCTGCCTGGCCCGTCGGGGCGCACGCGCGGAGTCCACCAACATTTTTCGgaattttctttttgatttCCACTTTGGCGTTGTGCAGCGCCCCACGTTTTATTTCACAGGCTTGATggacaccaccatcaagctTTCGCGACTCAGTGATGCAAGATTGCTACCCAATTTTCTGAATCAGTCACGACGGTGATATCGGAAGTAGGCAGATTTCATTTAGAGGGAGAGATAATACGCCTTTTCATGTGATCAATGATGTGATGGACGCTAGGCAGCATTCCGCCTTGGCAATCATGAGAGAACCCCTGGTGGAAAGGAACCATGCTGGGTAAGGTTACTCTTTTGATATGGCCTGTGCGCTTGCATTCTTTTGAAATAAACTCCATGTCGCTTCGGAGTTTATTCTTGGTTGCCTCGTTAACGTTAGGTGCCTTCAACTTGAACAGTTCTTTTTGCTCTGCTGAATCGATATCACAGTTGGTTATGGACGCTTGGGCGGGATAGAGGGTTGGCACTTTCCTCTTTTGGTTGTTGCTCGTGAGTGAGTTTTATTTCAGCTGAGGAAAAGGACACGAAGAACCTCGCGCTTCAAAGGTAAGGTTAAAGGGGCCTTGGCATGGTATACTAACTTCCGGAGTTGAGACGGGAATGATTATGTGCCTGGTCAGTACAGTAACACAGGCCCCGGGCGGGATGTAGCCTTGACAGCATATGTCGTGATCTGGcaaagggggatgggggtggttaCACGAGGACGGCGCGGAGGGACTCACGCTACGCCTGATCCGGGGGGTTACGTCTGACTCGGTGATACGGGGGGTACGTTTTATCAACTGGGGGGCTCGATTGTGATTCATATGTGCATGATGGTGGATATGAATGTATGCCTGAAAGAAGGTGATGTCATGGGTTAGAAAACGAACAGTGTAACCGATATAGCTGTTGGATGGTTGCGGGTCGAAGAGTTTACAAAAATGGAAAATGCTAGCTGACGTATGAGGTCCTACGTTCGTATCTCAGGCCGAGGTTCCGGGAACATGATTAGTGATGGCGTCCTTCAACGCCTTCAGCCATGTCAGACTACCCGAGTCTCGTCCAACAAACATTGTCGCTTTCTGTTTTGTGTATCGTATTGACTATGAAAGGCAAAGCTAATCATATAGTGAGGTCGGTCTCACAGGAGTGTCTCGGCCCTAAGAGACTACAGATGTAAGCGGAAGTCCCATAACACTACATCAAAATATCTGCGGGCTCCGGGATTCGGGCATCACCAAGCTGCTTCATTATATCGTATGGGGTTTGACGCCAGACACTGAGGCAAACCAACTGCATCTTATAGTCTGTTTCACCAACCATTGAAGATTACTGATACAGATAATACCTCTACATCCGTCCGCCGAACTTCGGGTCTCGCCGAACAAACAGTGACCTTCCTAAGTTTGAGAAAGGCACAGCCAACATGAGCTTGAATCGTGTAGTCTAATCCAATCGGCGTAACCCGGCCCTAAGCACTTACGTATATAGAGGCTGGCATCTCATAGGCCAATTAGTATGGAATGTTCTGTAACACAGGAAAGAACCATTGTGCCGCCGCCACAATCTTCTGTTGGAATAACTGAGATAttcctctgcctcacacCGCACCAACAGACAGCTACAACCTCCTACGCAGAATTCCAGAAACATTCCTCCGCGTTGCACAAACTTGAAGCCAGCACCAAGTAAAAGTCTCTGTGTAGCACGGAGTGTATTGGTTGCCCGTCTAGCTGGGTACCTTGGCTACAAATATCGTTGCCTGGCAGGAGTTGGAATCTGCGACAGCAATCGATAGCAAGGAAATTAAGTTGAGGAGCCAACACGAACACACAAGTCCAGGTAATGCGATAGCGAATTCTATCAAGTGCAATTTGCAGTCTGGGAGGAATTCGCTGCGATAGCAACTCGAATGCACGATCCTGGGGTAGCGCTTCCCACATGCAGTGAGCTCCAAAACGGCCAAAACTTTCATCCTGGAGAGGGCtggagaaggggtggaatGGCGCAGTGATCGAGCAGAGGCACGTCT from Podospora pseudopauciseta strain CBS 411.78 chromosome 6, whole genome shotgun sequence includes:
- a CDS encoding hypothetical protein (COG:S; EggNog:ENOG503PNKH) yields the protein MSGYYHMPLQDQHDQQHAEPSAFRPSRAEDWEPYRDIIAHLYNTMKLKDVMTEMQMTYNFKATEKQYKTQLKKWNLDTKYIKASEYMAMLQIMREREAQDPSKQTRFILRGRPVDPKDIARFEKRHQKKGTLKEGELAELQEPVEDLIYHTPSPEPTGYAYTATSDYGSTSSYATTSAYDTSSQYAYSYGM